The following coding sequences lie in one Balneolaceae bacterium genomic window:
- a CDS encoding methylated-DNA--[protein]-cysteine S-methyltransferase — translation MDVYHIDSPLGKLTLESRDGRLAAIRYPGGEADNVRDVRGAGVEQSREDRAGDPAPVLRRAAGQLEEYFEGRRTAFNLPLHLAGTDFQRQVWQLLLDIPFGWTVSYGELASRMGDLAKVRAVGAANGSNSLPIVVPCHRVIGTGNRLTGYVGGVERKRWLLQHEGVLLL, via the coding sequence ATGGATGTTTACCATATAGATAGCCCACTTGGAAAATTAACCCTGGAGTCCCGTGACGGCCGGCTTGCCGCCATTCGCTACCCCGGCGGCGAAGCCGATAATGTGCGAGATGTGCGCGGCGCCGGCGTTGAGCAAAGCCGGGAAGATCGGGCCGGGGATCCTGCGCCGGTGCTCCGCAGGGCGGCCGGACAGCTGGAGGAGTATTTCGAAGGCAGGCGCACCGCATTCAATCTGCCCCTTCATCTCGCCGGCACCGATTTCCAGCGTCAGGTATGGCAGCTACTGCTCGACATACCCTTCGGCTGGACCGTCTCCTACGGCGAGCTGGCATCTCGTATGGGCGACCTCGCCAAGGTACGCGCCGTAGGGGCGGCCAACGGCAGCAACTCCCTCCCCATCGTGGTGCCCTGCCACCGGGTTATCGGTACCGGCAACCGGCTGACTGGTTATGTCGGTGGGGTGGAACGCAAACGATGGCTTCTGCAGCACGAGGGCGTCCTCCTCTTGTAA
- a CDS encoding amidohydrolase family protein: protein MRTFIASLALLLCTGLFTAAQAQVPDAPDRQRGEGPYDRLIIRGVTLVDGTGSPPMGPVDVVVEGNRIAAVQSVGYPGVPIDESGRPEAGPDTREIDASGMYLLPGFIDMHAHTGGSAQGTPAEYVYKLWMAHGITTIREPASGNGMEWTLRHKERSAANEITAPHIYAYIAFGMGHDGPITTAEGARRWVNMIHDRGADGIKFFGAPREVYAAAIDEANRLGLETMTHHAQTRVVTTNALESARLGLTSMTHWYGLPESMFTDHIIQDYPLDYNYNNEQHRFEEAGRLWKQAAEPYSDRWNEVMNEMLELDFSINPTFTIYEASRDLSAQRRAEWHEKYTLPSLWEFFKPSRISHGSYWLNWGTEQEVAWKKNYELWMEFINEYKNRGGRVTLGSDAGYIYKLYGFGYIQEMELFREAGFHPLEIFQSASIKGAESLGIADRTGTIEVGKLADMVLVDANPLQNLKVLYGTGAIMVNDQNEPVRHGGVKYTIKDGIVYDAKQLLEDVARMVEQAKQEKNYEITQPGLDW from the coding sequence ATGCGCACCTTTATCGCCTCCCTCGCCCTGCTGCTCTGCACCGGACTATTCACCGCAGCCCAGGCCCAGGTACCCGATGCCCCCGACCGCCAGCGCGGCGAGGGTCCCTACGACCGCCTGATCATTCGCGGCGTCACCCTCGTCGACGGCACGGGCTCTCCGCCTATGGGACCCGTAGACGTGGTGGTGGAGGGCAACCGCATCGCCGCCGTACAGTCGGTGGGCTACCCCGGCGTGCCCATTGATGAGAGCGGCCGGCCCGAGGCGGGTCCCGACACCCGCGAAATCGACGCCTCCGGCATGTACCTGCTGCCGGGCTTCATTGACATGCACGCCCACACCGGCGGTTCGGCGCAGGGCACCCCGGCCGAGTACGTCTACAAGCTCTGGATGGCGCACGGCATCACTACCATCCGCGAGCCTGCCTCCGGCAACGGCATGGAGTGGACCCTGCGCCACAAGGAGCGCAGTGCCGCCAACGAAATCACCGCCCCGCACATCTACGCCTACATTGCCTTCGGCATGGGACACGACGGACCCATCACCACCGCCGAGGGCGCGCGCCGGTGGGTGAACATGATCCACGACCGGGGCGCCGACGGCATCAAGTTCTTCGGAGCGCCGCGCGAGGTCTACGCCGCCGCCATTGACGAGGCAAACCGGCTGGGACTCGAAACGATGACCCATCACGCGCAGACCCGCGTGGTGACCACCAACGCCCTGGAATCGGCCCGGCTGGGACTCACCAGCATGACCCACTGGTACGGGCTGCCCGAGTCCATGTTCACCGACCATATCATCCAGGACTACCCGCTGGACTACAACTACAACAACGAACAGCACCGCTTCGAGGAGGCAGGACGCCTCTGGAAGCAGGCCGCCGAACCCTACAGCGACCGTTGGAACGAGGTGATGAACGAAATGCTGGAGCTCGATTTCTCCATCAATCCCACCTTTACCATCTACGAGGCGAGCCGTGACCTGTCGGCCCAGCGCCGCGCCGAGTGGCACGAAAAATATACCCTTCCCTCGCTCTGGGAGTTCTTCAAGCCCAGTCGCATCTCCCACGGCTCCTACTGGCTCAACTGGGGCACCGAGCAGGAGGTGGCCTGGAAAAAGAACTACGAACTCTGGATGGAATTCATCAACGAGTACAAGAACCGCGGCGGGCGGGTCACCCTCGGCTCCGACGCCGGCTACATCTACAAGCTCTACGGCTTCGGCTACATCCAGGAGATGGAGCTCTTCCGCGAGGCGGGCTTCCACCCGCTGGAGATCTTCCAGTCGGCCTCCATCAAGGGCGCGGAGTCGCTGGGCATTGCCGACCGAACGGGCACCATTGAGGTGGGCAAGCTGGCCGACATGGTGCTGGTGGACGCTAACCCGCTGCAGAACCTGAAGGTGCTCTACGGCACGGGCGCCATCATGGTGAACGACCAGAACGAGCCCGTGCGCCACGGGGGCGTCAAATACACCATCAAGGACGGCATCGTCTACGATGCGAAGCAGCTGCTGGAGGATGTGGCGCGCATGGTCGAACAGGCCAAGCAGGAGAAAAACTACGAGATCACCCAGCCCGGCCTCGACTGGTAG
- a CDS encoding pyridoxal-phosphate dependent enzyme codes for MVEQTGAAFIHPYNDPRIIAGQGTSALEMVEDAPPLDLILAPVGGGGLISGTAVTAAGMAPSARVVGCEPERADDAFRSFRDGRLQPVENPDTIADGLRTSLGELPFACMQRHLHDMVTVSEEEIREAMRYVWERMKIIIEPSSAVPVAALLGGHVEAEGATVGIIISGGNVDLDHLPW; via the coding sequence GTGGTGGAGCAGACCGGGGCCGCCTTCATCCATCCCTACAACGACCCGCGCATTATTGCCGGACAAGGCACGTCCGCTCTGGAAATGGTGGAGGACGCCCCTCCCCTGGATCTTATCCTGGCCCCCGTGGGGGGCGGGGGACTGATAAGCGGGACGGCCGTCACCGCGGCCGGCATGGCCCCCTCGGCCCGCGTGGTCGGATGCGAGCCCGAGCGGGCAGACGACGCCTTCCGTTCGTTCCGCGACGGGCGGCTTCAGCCCGTGGAAAACCCCGACACCATCGCCGACGGGCTGCGCACCTCCCTGGGCGAGCTGCCCTTCGCCTGCATGCAGCGCCACCTGCACGACATGGTCACCGTCTCCGAGGAGGAGATCCGAGAGGCCATGCGATATGTCTGGGAACGCATGAAAATCATCATCGAGCCCTCCTCGGCCGTCCCTGTGGCGGCCTTGCTGGGCGGCCATGTGGAGGCGGAGGGCGCCACGGTGGGAATTATCATCTCCGGGGGAAATGTGGACCTGGACCACCTGCCCTGGTGA